The Populus trichocarpa isolate Nisqually-1 chromosome 2, P.trichocarpa_v4.1, whole genome shotgun sequence genome has a window encoding:
- the LOC18096207 gene encoding uncharacterized protein LOC18096207 → MAIEADDSFKKPGAVPFKWEIRPGVPKIQQKQLQEKQQKKPPTLPSPSPPFSHRQQKKELSPPTLPSTSPPFSHPSPSTAPLVQKQKLKPPPAGSIFLPPSEPCARSFRPVLRSLSERWRFEQPVRVRPECVSAGCFPSPLLRRKQSKRRTAFSIAKPGSEPDYTSDLDTLSRWSISSRKSLSSFRDSPASSFSSYHSSPRPVSDAEWAGFGLF, encoded by the coding sequence ATGGCAATAGAAGCAGACGATTCTTTCAAGAAACCTGGAGCTGTTCCATTTAAATGGGAGATCCGACCTGGTGTCCCAAAgatccaacaaaaacaattacaggAAAAACAGCAAAAGAAACCCCCGACATtgccatcaccatcaccacctTTCAGTCATCGTCAGCAAAAGAAAGAACTATCACCCCCGACATTGCCATCAACTTCACCACCTTTCAGTCATCCTAGTCCATCGACAGCTCCTCTAGTACAAAAGCAAAAGCTTAAGCCTCCACCAGCTGGATCCATTTTCCTCCCTCCATCAGAGCCCTGTGCCCGATCATTTCGCCCTGTTCTGCGTAGCTTGTCTGAGCGTTGGCGGTTCGAGCAACCTGTCCGTGTCCGACCTGAATGTGTTTCAGCTGGGTGTTTCCCATCACCTCTGTTAAGGAGAAAACAAAGCAAGAGGAGGACCGCCTTCAGCATAGCCAAACCTGGATCAGAACCTGATTATACCTCTGACCTTGACACGCTCTCTCGGTGGTCCATTTCAAGTAGGAAGTCACTTTCGTCATTCCGTGACTCACCAGCGTCctcattttcatcatatcaCTCATCACCTCGACCCGTGAGTGATGCCGAGTGGGCTGGGTTTGGACTTTTTTGA
- the LOC18096209 gene encoding pentatricopeptide repeat-containing protein At1g77405: MNPSKPLTNRNQTCLVINQVLSIMIQNRPFDTKLASSTTNPNLLTIDSVSDILRSIPRFFFLSPRSIGRQNTARHRSPLKQRNLKEETHKSRHNVLILGPAAYRDPKRVALGVNKAVEFFYWLENHFSFKHTEITCREMAVVLARGSKLDELWHFLKEMAQREHGNCLGLVSVSTVTCLIKVLGEEGLVHQALALFYRLKQYHLKPDVYAYNTLIYALCRVGNFKRARFLLEQMELPGFRCPPDIYTYTILISSCCRYGLQTGCRKAIRRRIWEANRLFRIMLFKGFVPDVVTYNCLINGCCKTNRIERALELFEDMNKRGCVPNRVTYNSFIRYFSMVNEIDKAVEMLRRMQKMNHGSATTSSYTPIIHALCEAGRVLEGRDFLVELVDGGLIPREYTYRLVCDALKSVREGSSLGGEFDKRIKDGIEDRYRKVKKVKPIMACKMML; the protein is encoded by the coding sequence ATGAATCCATCAAAACCTCTAACAAACCGAAACCAAACTTGTCTTGTAATAAACCAAGTCCTCTCCATAATGATACAAAACCGCCCATTCGACACCAAACTcgcatcatcaacaacaaaccCAAATTTACTAACCATCGATTCAGTCTCTGATATTCTCCGATCAATACCCagattcttctttctttctccacGTTCCATTGGCCGCCAAAACACAGCCCGCCATCGCTCTCCATTAAAACAACGTAACCTCAAAGAAGAAACCCATAAATCCCGCCACAATGTTCTCATTCTTGGCCCAGCTGCTTATAGAGACCCCAAAAGGGTCGCTTTAGGTGTTAACAAAGCAGTTGAGTTCTTTTATTGGCTTGAAAATCACTTTAGTTTCAAACACACCGAGATTACATGTAGAGAGATGGCCGTTGTGTTGGCAAGAGGGAGTAAATTGGATGAATTATGGCACTTTCTCAAAGAAATGGCTCAAAGAGAGCATGGGAATTGTTTAGGCCTTGTTAGTGTCAGTACCGTTACCTGTTTGATAAAAGTCCTAGGAGAGGAAGGTTTGGTTCATCAAGCATTGGCGTTGTTTTATAGATTGAAGCAATATCATTTAAAACCGGATGTTTATGCGTATAATACCCTTATTTATGCGCTTTGTCGAGTTGGGAATTTTAAAAGGGCAAGATTTTTGTTGGAACAAATGGAGTTACCGGGATTTAGATGCCCGCCAGATATTTATACTTATACTATATTGATTAGTTCTTGTTGTAGGTATGGTTTGCAAACTGGGTGTAGAAAGGCGATACGGCGGAGGATATGGGAGGCTAATCGTTTGTTTAGGATCATGTTGTTCAAAGGTTTTGTTCCTGATGTTGTTACCTATAATTGCTTGATAAATGGATGTTGTAAGACAAATAGGATTGAGAGGGCTCTTGAGCTTTTTGAGGATATGAATAAAAGGGGTTGTGTGCCGAACCGAGTTACTTATAATTCTTTCATCAGGTATTTTAGCATGGTGAATGAGATTGATAAGGCTGTTGAGATGTTAAGGAGGATGCAGAAGATGAATCATGGTTCGGCAACTACGAGTTCATATACTCCAATTATTCATGCTTTGTGTGAAGCAGGAAGGGTGCTAGAGGGTCGAGATTTTCTTGTTGAGTTGGTTGATGGGGGTTTGATACCGAGAGAGTATACATATAGGTTGGTTTGTGATGCATTGAAGTCAGTGAGAGAGGGCAGTTCACTAGGTGGGGAATTTGATAAGAGAATTAAAGATGGTATAGAGGATAGATATAGAAAAGTGAAGAAAGTGAAACCAATAATGGCATGTAAGATGATGTTGTAG